From Scleropages formosus chromosome 9, fSclFor1.1, whole genome shotgun sequence, one genomic window encodes:
- the LOC108935414 gene encoding transcription factor 24 — protein MVGRDIPHMEREHSPVPVPDDSPVSSPSSSPSSDMLSPDRRRADTLARARLVQSAGLGGRGRPAAANAARERSRVQTLRHAFLELQRTLPSVPPDTKLSKLDLLILATTYIAHLTRTLQEEGMEEGESTRHSELLHSLKGDGYLHPVKKWPMRSRLYVGATGQFLNNSGQSENSNQSKSSSTSQT, from the exons ATGGTCGGACGAGACATCCCCCACATGGAGCGCGAACACAGTCCCGTTCCGGTGCCAGACGACAGCCCCGTGTCCAGCCCCAGTTCCAGCCCCAGCTCCGACATGCTGTCGCCGGACCGGCGCCGCGCGGACACCCTCGCGCGCGCCAGGCTCGTGCAGAGCGCGGGGCTCGGGGGCAGGGGGCGTCCGGCGGCGGCCAACGCGGCCCGGGAGCGCAGCAGAGTGCAGACCCTGCGGCACGCCTTCCTGGAGCTCCAGAGAACACTGCCCTCGGTGCCGCCCGACACCAAGCTGTCCAAACTGGACCTCCTGATCCTGGCCACGACCTACATCGCCCACCTGACCAGGACCCTGCAGGAGGAGGGCATGGAGGAGGGCGAGAGCACGAGGCACAGCGAGCTGCTGCACTCGCTCAAAGGGGACGGCTACCTGCACCCTGTCAAA AAATGGCCAATGCGATCCAGGCTTTACGTGGGAGCGACTGGACAGTTTCTGAATAACTCAGGACAGAGTGAGAACTCTAACCAAAGTAAATCGTCATCCACCTCTCAGACATAA